From Actinosynnema mirum DSM 43827, a single genomic window includes:
- the modB gene encoding molybdate ABC transporter permease subunit, which translates to MTRRPPLVLLLPAAVGVAFLLVPLLGMLLRTPWDRLGELLSAPLVGQALRLSLLCASLATLVCLLLGVPLAWLLARTRVPGRGVLRALVTVPMVLPPVVGGVALLYVLGRRGLVGQYLDAWFGVSLPFTTAGVVVAEAFVAMPFLVVSVEGALRGADPRYEEAAATLGASRWTVFRRVTLPSVLPGVVAGAVLCWARALGEFGATITFAGNFPGRTATMPLSVYLALETDPDAAIVLSVLLLVVSVALLAALRERWITA; encoded by the coding sequence GTGACGCGCCGACCGCCGCTGGTCCTGCTGCTGCCCGCGGCGGTGGGCGTGGCCTTCCTGCTGGTCCCGCTGCTCGGGATGCTGCTGCGCACCCCGTGGGACCGGCTCGGCGAGCTGCTGTCGGCGCCCCTCGTCGGGCAGGCGCTGAGGCTGTCGCTGCTGTGCGCGTCGCTCGCGACGCTGGTGTGCCTGCTGCTGGGGGTGCCGCTGGCGTGGCTGCTGGCCCGCACGCGCGTCCCCGGCAGGGGCGTGCTGCGCGCGCTGGTGACCGTGCCGATGGTGCTGCCGCCGGTCGTCGGCGGGGTGGCGCTGCTGTACGTGCTGGGCCGCCGGGGCCTGGTGGGGCAGTACCTGGACGCCTGGTTCGGGGTGTCGCTGCCGTTCACCACGGCGGGCGTGGTGGTCGCCGAGGCGTTCGTGGCCATGCCGTTCCTGGTGGTGTCGGTGGAGGGCGCGCTGCGCGGGGCCGACCCGCGCTACGAGGAGGCGGCGGCCACGCTCGGGGCGTCCCGGTGGACGGTGTTCCGCCGGGTCACCCTGCCGTCGGTGCTGCCCGGCGTGGTGGCGGGCGCGGTGCTGTGCTGGGCGCGGGCGCTGGGCGAGTTCGGGGCGACGATCACGTTCGCGGGCAACTTCCCCGGCAGGACCGCGACCATGCCGCTGTCGGTGTACCTGGCGCTGGAGACGGACCCGGACGCGGCGATCGTGCTGAGCGTGCTGCTGCTGGTGGTGTCGGTGGCCCTGCTGGCCGCCCTGCGGGAGCGGTGGATCACCGCATGA
- the modA gene encoding molybdate ABC transporter substrate-binding protein codes for MRTRPRLRVLSALSATALALTGCAPSDAPAPAESGSAATPLGEITVFAAASLNETFTRLGEEFEAANPGSKVTFNFGGSSGLAQQLGQGAPADLFASAAPANMKQVTDTGLVTDTPTTFVRNRLQIAVPKGNPGRITGLADFGEDDLKIALCAEQVPCGAASKKVFEAAAVTPKADTLEQDVKAVLTKVRLGEVDAALVYRTDVQAAGAEVEGITFAEADEAVNDYPIAVLAKAPNAAGGRAFQEYVLSESGKKVLSAAGFDAP; via the coding sequence GTGAGAACCCGTCCCCGCCTGCGCGTCCTGTCCGCGCTGTCCGCCACCGCGCTCGCGCTGACCGGCTGCGCCCCGTCGGACGCCCCGGCGCCCGCCGAGTCCGGTTCGGCAGCCACCCCGCTCGGCGAGATCACCGTCTTCGCCGCCGCCTCGCTGAACGAGACGTTCACCCGGCTGGGCGAGGAGTTCGAGGCCGCCAACCCCGGCTCGAAGGTCACCTTCAACTTCGGCGGCAGCTCGGGCCTCGCCCAGCAGCTGGGCCAGGGCGCGCCCGCCGACCTGTTCGCCTCGGCGGCCCCGGCGAACATGAAGCAGGTCACCGACACTGGCCTGGTGACCGACACGCCCACCACGTTCGTGCGCAACCGGCTGCAGATCGCCGTGCCCAAGGGCAACCCCGGCAGGATCACCGGGCTGGCCGACTTCGGCGAGGACGACCTGAAGATCGCCCTGTGCGCCGAGCAGGTGCCGTGCGGGGCCGCGTCGAAGAAGGTGTTCGAGGCGGCGGCCGTGACGCCCAAGGCCGACACGCTGGAGCAGGACGTCAAGGCCGTGCTGACCAAGGTCCGCCTCGGCGAGGTCGACGCCGCGCTGGTCTACCGCACGGACGTTCAGGCGGCGGGCGCGGAGGTGGAGGGCATCACGTTCGCCGAGGCCGACGAGGCGGTCAACGACTACCCGATCGCCGTGCTGGCCAAGGCGCCCAACGCCGCAGGCGGCAGGGCGTTCCAGGAGTACGTGCTCTCCGAGAGCGGCAAGAAGGTCCTGTCCGCCGCGGGCTTCGACGCGCCGTGA
- a CDS encoding TOBE domain-containing protein, which yields MPVTRFCGIRLRDVPNLRISEAAALLGVSDDTVRRWIDQGRLSSVQLDSGRMGVEGAELAAFAQRAAENPEAGGPITTSARNRMRGIVTRVVKDGVMAQVEMQAGPFRVVSLMSSDSAEELGLEVGSVAVASIKSTHVVVEIPEG from the coding sequence CTGCCAGTCACCCGTTTCTGCGGTATTAGACTCCGCGACGTGCCGAATTTGCGGATCAGCGAAGCCGCCGCCCTGCTCGGGGTGAGCGACGACACCGTGCGCCGGTGGATCGACCAGGGACGGCTGTCCTCGGTCCAGCTCGACAGCGGGCGCATGGGCGTCGAGGGGGCCGAGCTGGCCGCGTTCGCGCAGCGCGCCGCCGAGAACCCCGAGGCGGGCGGGCCGATCACGACCTCGGCCCGCAACCGGATGCGCGGCATCGTCACCCGCGTCGTCAAGGACGGCGTCATGGCGCAGGTGGAGATGCAGGCGGGCCCGTTCCGCGTGGTGTCGCTGATGAGCAGCGACTCCGCCGAGGAGCTGGGCCTGGAGGTCGGGTCGGTGGCCGTGGCCTCCATCAAGTCCACCCACGTCGTGGTAGAGATCCCGGAGGGCTGA
- a CDS encoding TetR/AcrR family transcriptional regulator — protein sequence MPTPQQRRAARNQLPGGEAAAGRGAARKAPITVDAIVDTAFGIVEREGYEALTMRRVAAALGTGASSLYAHVVNKEDLDELLIGRLCARVPLPEPDPAAWRAQLTGVCAALRDEYLSYPGISRAALAAAPSNLDTLRVSEGMLAIALAGGAPPQAAAWAVDALTLYVNAYSLERSLAARRIAGGEDWVISREEMARRFAELPDAFPVSKRHAAELTAGTGHDRFDFTVALLLDGLERAAGD from the coding sequence GTGCCCACACCGCAGCAGCGCCGCGCCGCCCGCAACCAGCTCCCCGGCGGTGAGGCCGCCGCCGGGCGCGGGGCGGCGCGCAAGGCCCCGATCACCGTGGACGCGATCGTCGACACCGCCTTCGGCATCGTCGAGCGCGAGGGCTACGAGGCGCTGACCATGCGCCGGGTCGCCGCCGCGCTGGGCACGGGCGCGTCGTCGCTGTACGCGCACGTGGTCAACAAGGAGGACCTGGACGAGCTGCTCATCGGCCGCCTGTGCGCGCGGGTCCCGCTGCCCGAGCCCGACCCGGCGGCGTGGCGGGCGCAGCTGACCGGCGTCTGCGCCGCGCTGCGGGACGAGTACCTGAGCTACCCCGGAATCTCCCGTGCCGCGCTCGCCGCCGCGCCGTCCAACCTGGACACGCTGCGGGTGAGCGAGGGGATGCTCGCGATCGCGCTCGCCGGGGGCGCCCCGCCGCAGGCCGCCGCGTGGGCGGTCGACGCGCTGACCCTGTACGTCAACGCCTACAGCCTGGAGCGCTCGCTGGCCGCGCGCCGCATCGCAGGCGGCGAGGACTGGGTGATCAGCCGGGAGGAGATGGCGCGGCGCTTCGCGGAGCTGCCGGACGCCTTCCCGGTGTCCAAGCGGCACGCGGCCGAGCTGACCGCGGGCACCGGGCACGACCGGTTCGACTTCACGGTCGCGCTGCTGCTCGACGGCCTGGAGCGCGCCGCGGGCGACTAG
- a CDS encoding MFS transporter, whose translation MFVPAELRTTPPAAIPAAASPVTTPPPPTSLRQAWVALVGLSAVFLFEMLDNSVLTVALPTIGRELSATTTELQWVTSAYAVVFGGLMLAFGALADRFGRRRLMLTGLTLLAAAGLATALVTTAWQLIAVRAALGVAAAMTTPGSMALAFRLFRDDALRVRATTLISTVGLIGLAVGPTLGGLALTVLPWQALLLVNAPIAVLALIGVRAGIAPDSPAELHRAPVDVVGAALGTATVVLALVTPTLVASGPGWAPWGTGGAAVLAALGFAHRQRTAAHPLLDLALLARPLVASGLAYKAAAALATAGLGYLVALQLQLDWGWSPAQAALGTLPQVVVLLAGGAFVRPLLSRLGFDRAAWLGAAAVVAGLAEYALLGHLGYPWVALALVLVALGLRVVGVVAAMNVLRGLPENRTTTGAALTDTAGEVASATGLAITGTSLALLFGPDLTAPGWTPLQTAHFHQAILVAALALTALAAALVTWGARRSRAVRA comes from the coding sequence GTGTTCGTGCCCGCTGAACTGCGAACCACCCCGCCCGCCGCCATCCCGGCCGCTGCCTCGCCCGTCACCACCCCACCCCCGCCGACCTCGCTGCGTCAGGCCTGGGTGGCGCTCGTCGGCCTGTCGGCCGTGTTCCTGTTCGAGATGCTCGACAACTCCGTCCTCACCGTCGCCCTGCCCACCATCGGCCGCGAGCTGTCCGCCACCACCACCGAGCTGCAGTGGGTCACCTCCGCCTACGCGGTCGTCTTCGGCGGCCTGATGCTCGCCTTCGGCGCGCTCGCCGACCGCTTCGGCCGCCGCAGGCTGATGCTCACCGGCCTGACCCTGCTCGCCGCCGCGGGTCTCGCCACCGCCCTCGTCACCACCGCCTGGCAGCTCATCGCCGTCCGGGCCGCGCTCGGCGTGGCCGCCGCCATGACCACCCCCGGCTCCATGGCGCTGGCCTTCCGGCTGTTCCGCGACGACGCGCTGCGCGTGCGCGCCACCACGCTCATCTCCACCGTCGGCCTGATCGGCCTGGCCGTCGGCCCCACCCTCGGCGGCCTCGCGCTCACGGTCCTGCCGTGGCAGGCGTTGCTGCTGGTCAACGCCCCGATCGCGGTGCTCGCGCTGATCGGCGTCCGGGCGGGCATCGCCCCCGACAGCCCGGCCGAGCTGCACCGCGCCCCCGTGGACGTCGTCGGCGCGGCGCTGGGCACGGCGACCGTCGTGCTCGCCCTGGTGACGCCGACCCTGGTCGCGTCCGGGCCGGGCTGGGCCCCGTGGGGGACGGGGGGCGCGGCGGTCCTCGCGGCGCTCGGCTTCGCCCACCGCCAGCGCACCGCCGCCCACCCGCTGCTCGACCTGGCGCTGCTCGCCCGACCGCTGGTGGCGAGCGGCCTCGCCTACAAGGCCGCGGCGGCGCTGGCCACCGCAGGCCTCGGCTACCTCGTCGCCCTCCAGCTCCAGCTCGACTGGGGCTGGTCACCGGCGCAGGCCGCGCTCGGCACCCTCCCGCAGGTCGTGGTCCTGCTCGCCGGCGGCGCGTTCGTGCGACCGCTGCTGAGCAGGCTCGGGTTCGACCGCGCGGCGTGGCTGGGCGCGGCGGCGGTCGTGGCCGGGCTCGCCGAGTACGCCCTGCTCGGCCACCTCGGCTACCCCTGGGTCGCGCTGGCGCTAGTGCTGGTGGCGCTGGGGCTGCGCGTGGTCGGCGTCGTCGCGGCGATGAACGTCCTGCGCGGCCTGCCGGAGAACCGCACCACGACCGGCGCGGCCCTCACCGACACGGCGGGCGAGGTCGCCTCGGCCACCGGCCTGGCGATCACCGGGACGTCGCTGGCCCTGCTGTTCGGCCCCGACCTGACCGCACCCGGCTGGACCCCGCTCCAGACCGCCCACTTCCACCAGGCGATCCTCGTCGCGGCCCTGGCCCTGACCGCCCTGGCGGCGGCCCTGGTCACCTGGGGCGCGCGCCGCTCCCGCGCGGTCCGGGCCTGA